The stretch of DNA CCCACCATAAAGGCACCCTGATCATGGCCTTGCAAGCATCCCATTGAATTAAAGGGTCAGCATAAGACGCATTATGCTCCCAGTACTCAGTATGGGCAACCCCCAGAGTCTTAACAACAGCCTCATCCTATAACCAGCCAGGGTGCATGCGTCAAATACGGGAAGGGGGGCTAGGACCCAGGTTGAGAACTACCTTTACCGCCaagtggtctgagatccccctagtggtgtaggaaATATCTCTTACCGCCTGGAAGAGATCTTCAGATGCCAGAGCTAAATCAATGCGAGAGAAGGACCTATGGACCGCACAGGAAAACAAAGATGCATTCGAATACTTTCAACTCCAGAGGTCGGTCAGGCCCAACGCCAGGCGCCAAATGTTAAAGGAGGATAAGCCAGGGTCAGCAGGGGTGGTGCGGTCGAGCACAGGATCAGGAACCACATTGAAATCTCCTATAAAAAGGACAGGGTCAGAGGGAAAAGACAACACAGAGATCTCCAACTCCAACACAGAGATCTGAAATGGAGGGGGCACATAAACAGAGACAAGAACAAAGGAGAAGGAACCCATGGAACAGTGCAATATtacaaaccttccaaaatgatcGCTGTCTGGGAAACAACTAACGGCAAGGACTTAGTAATTAAACAGAGACACCCCTAGCATAATTAGAAAAGGAGGCATGATAGCCTCTCGTTTCAGGGCGAGAACCTTCTGATCCGTAATATGGGTTTCCTGCAAACAGATAATGAGGAGACTGATGTTTCACAAAGTCTAAACATAATGCCCTCGTAAACTTGGAGTTAAGCCCGCGGACATTCCAACTAGCAACCTTTAGGGTACCCATCACGAAAGATGACCATAGAGACAAGCAGAAGGGAGCAAGTGAGGACCAGGACCCAggaccacacacaccacacacaaccCACATAAAGACAGACACGGCACagacataaaaataaatgcaaCAAAGCATAACCATAACAATCCCAAGAAATCCCTGTCTAACACTTAATGGGACATAGTAAAACATCTACGTCCTAACACACTACAGACCTATACCCTGAATAGAACTACCGCAGGTGTTGAAAAAACACCAAGTAAACCTGAACTACAAGTATAAGAATTCTCCCGCCACCCCACCACAACCTAAATTGGCCGGTAACTAAGAGAGGCCCTAGGAGAGCTGAAACCTATGGAGACCCTAAGGAACCTATCTCCCTAACAGCTATCTAAGTGACAATGTGGGAGAGCAGCCATGAACAAGACAGTCCATGACAGGTCAATCCGGGGGTCTGCAGGTGGGGCTGCATCAACCCAATGAAGGGCCTCAGTCGGAGAGGTGAAGAACTTAGTAGAGGCCCCGTCCACCACTGTGAGATGGGCAGGATACAGCATCTAGTAGCGGTAGCCCTTGGCACGCAGCTTCGAGCGGACCTTAGTGAACTGCACCCGCTGCTTACGTTGCTCCACAGAGAAGTCAGGGTAAAAAGACATTCTGCTCCCCTCGCAAATGACCTCTCCCTTGAGACGTACTGCATGGAGAACAGCATCCCTGTCCTCTAAGTGTAGAAGTTTGGCCAGGAAGGGACAAGGAGGACCCTGGGAGGAGGCCTAGCTGGGACCCTATAAGCGCTTTCAACGGAGAAATAAGGAGGGAAGGTGTCCACTGGAAGAATCTCCTTCAGCCATGTTTCGAGGAATAACACAGGGTCATTCTCTTCCACATTTTCAGGAAGGCCCACAAGACGAATATTATTGCGCCTCAAGCGGTTCTCCATGTCATCCATACGGCTCAAAACTCCTGTAATTTGGCATTGTAGAGATTCAACCCGTTCCGGCAAGGGATGGGCAGTGTCCTCAAGCGTAGAGGCCCTGCGCTCCACCTCCTCAGTGTGCTCAGGTAACTTTTGGGTCTCTTGTCTCAGAATAACAAACTCCTGCCGCAGTTCATCAACTTTGGTCACCATAACAGATTGACAGGAAGTAAAGGCAGCCAATAGTTCCGAGAACCAATGATCCATAGCTGTAGCATCATAGACAGGCCTTTCAGGGGATAGTTGCTGCTGGGAGGCCGAAGTCCCCTCAAACAATGACAGAGGCGGATCAGGAGAATCACCCCTGGGACAGTTCAGAGGTCTGCAGAACTGGCTCAGCACTTTCGCCGCTTGTGCGGAAACTTTGGTAGCAAGCGGGGTCTGAGCACCAGGATCCCGCTGAGAGGGGCCACAGGAATGGGAGGACCCATCATTAGAAGAGGCCTCCAGGCATCAGAATATTGTTTGGACTTCTTATTCTTTTTGACTACCACTGGGGCCACCCATTTTTAACAGGGCCACACAAGGAGCAGGCACTAGAAACAGTCCCAGGAGAGAGGGTCACCTCTATAGATAGTCCTTACGCACCACTAGACCCAGCAGTTCAGGGAAATACAGAGAGCAGGTAGAGAGGCACCAGGTAGATAGAACAGGTAGGGGAAGGCACCTCAGGGGACGAGGCAGCTCaccgaaggcagcggaggcacCGCAAGTCCCAGCAGGCCAGGGCCTCACAGAAAGCAGGTAGAGAAGCACTAGTTATATTGGGCAGGCAGTAGGGGGAGCTCAAAGGACCAGGCAGTCCACAGGAGGCAAGGGAAGTCCCAGCAGGCTCCCAACAGATAGCAGGTAGAAAGTCACTAGTGTGAACAAGGAGAGTACCACAAGTTCCAGCCAGGGCACAGAAGTATTCattcagtaaccccttcagtgcaCCAGATGCCAGCAGCAAGGGGTAGGGAGATGCAGCAGGCTCCAGCCCAGTCTCTCAGCGTGAAGTCAGCAGTCTCACCTTCCCTTCGGCGGGAGCAGCTACTCGATGGCCTCACCCACAAAGGCCGAAGATGGCGCCCATCCTTCAGCATGCCCGAGGGTCCACAAGCAAGGAAGAAACAGGAGAGGCCCCTCCACAGCTCACCACCGTACAACCCGGTCACAGGGAACCTCCGCTTCAGCTCCGgacctcctccacactcctccgcCCAGTACCTCAGACTGCAGCCACCGGAGATCACCCGCAGGTCTCAGAAGCACTGGAGCCGGAGCAATAGCTGCACCCCACAAGCCCGGACCCCAGAGGGACCGAATACCAAGAAGAATGAATACCAATGAATGGCAGGGCAGTGGGAGCTCCTAGCACGAGTGTCCTCTTATGATGGCATCCAGGCCACGtcccatcaatgccttcctcttgcaggaactgctgacaccctccagacacatgaggtctagcattatcttgcattaagaggaacccagggccaaccgcaccagcatatggtctcacaaggggtctgaggatctcatctcggtacctaatggcagtcaggctacctctggcaagcacagagggctgtgcagcccccccaaagaaaggccaccccacaccattactgacccaccagcaAACCGGTCATtcaggaggatgttgcaggcagcagaacgttctccacagtgtctctggactctgtcacgtctgtcacatgtactcagtatgaacctgctttcatctgtgaagagcacagagcgccagtggtgaatttgccaatcttgatgttctctgacaaatgccaaacgtcctgcacggtgttggactgtaagcacaaaaCCCagctgtggatgtcgggccctcataccaccctcatggagtttgtttctgactgtttcagtggacacatgcacatttgtgacctgctggaggtcatttttcagggctttggcagtgctcctcctgctcctccttgcaggtagtggtcctgctgctgggttgttgccctcctacggcctcctccacgtatcctggtagcgcctccatgctctggacactatgctgacagacacagcaaaccttcttgccaaagctcgcattgatgtgtcatcctggatgagctgcactacctgagcaacttgtgtgggttgtagactccgtctcatgctaccactagagtaaaaagcaccgccagcattcaaaagtgaccaaaatatcagccgAGTAAAATAGAGAAAAGGAGGGAAAAGGATGGAGCGCTTCTGCTGGTAATGACGGGACTCAGAACGCCACGGTAGCACAGGatgatatttattaaaataattcGGACAACACGTTTCGGCGCAGGcacgtgccttcctcaggtccacaaaacaatcAAATTGCTGCGTCCTGGAGTATGTTGCTGTGCTTATGGTGGCATGGCAAATAAGCCATGCCACGCCATGCCACAATAAGCACAGCAACATACCCCAGGATGCAGCAATTTgattgttttgtggacctgaggaaggcgcgtgcCTGCaccaaaacgcgttgtccgaaTTCTTTTAATGAATATCATCCTGTGCTACCGTGGCATTCTGAGTCCCGTCATTACCAGCAGAAGCGCTCCCTCCTTTTCTCTATTTTACTCTGCTACTACACTTCCGTACCCTTGTGGATACGGAAAAAGGAAAGTGAGCTGCACACTGCACATattccacccaccgcaccaccgcCACTGGGTCTCGCTTGTTCTGCTGGACCACCCCTAGTGGATCAGGTGTGACACCCAgtatgaggtggggggggggggggtcccgtccATTTTTTTCCTATAACAGCACACCAGAGAGCGCCCCTCTTTTTCTTTCTGCCTTTgcaaaatatcagccaggaagcataggaactgagaagtggtctgtggtaaccacctgcagaaccactcctttattggggggtgtcttgctaattgcctataatttccacctgttgtctgttccatttgcacaacagcatgtgaaattgattgtcaatcagtgttgcttcctgagtggacagtgtgatttcacagaagtgtgactgacgtggagttacattgtgttgtttaagtgttccctttatttttttggcagTGTATTTCAAGCCATACCCAGACTGTGAAAGCACAAATGGGCAGATTTAGCGAAACCTGTGCATAGAAAaggttgaccagtttcccatagcaaccaatctgaaagaaaggcctctgaaagataaaacaagcaatctgatttggTTCCTATGGGCTACTGGTCTACTCCTGCTGTGGTTATTATGGGCTCCACAGGGGCTTACATTGGCTGTGGTCCACATCATGATTCTAGTATCTAGTAATTCTTTTGCCCTAGAATTGCTTCTTTTTTGACCCTAAGTTCACATGTTGGCGGATGCACAGTGCAAGCTTTCACTCATTATATCTTTTTATGTTATTTCAAGGAGGCAACTATTGTAATGGTTTGCACTGGCCAACTTAGCAAAATGGTTGGTACATTGGCAATGTTTCCAACCTGATAACCAGCTTCACACGCTTAAAGGAGCACACTGGTGGACACATGGCTTTGGAAGGTTTCAAATAGATATTTTGGCTTAGATTTTACTTTATCATGATTACTTTAGAATAggggaatcctttttttttttttcagtgtctgAAATGGTCATTATGCTCATTTACTATTTTTCATGCTTTATTTTGCCAACAGGTTATTGCTAATTGGCGAACTTTATTTTCCAAAAACAGTGAAAAAATGCCTATGTCCATAAGAACAGCCGTTTGGAATGGTATACTGGTCAAAGTTAATTCATTGGGCATAGATAGAAGGACAGTACCtgagcttaaaaaaaaatgggtagaTATCAGGAATAAAGTCAAAGCAAAAATGGCTTTAGTATCTAAGGAATCTCAACAAACCAGTGGAGGCTCTCGGTCCAATGTGTATTTAACAGCCATGGAACGGAAGGTTGCCTCGACCTACACACGTCAACAAACTCAAGGAATTGGCAACATAGATGTGTGCAATATTGTTCAAAATTCAAGTAAGTAAACTTGCTTAAAAATATCTAACTTCTtagtaaccttaaaggggttatccaccggcTGTGGGGGCTTATCCTGACTATGCCTATTGTGTGCTAAATGACATAACCAACCTTCACTCACCTCCAGCGCTCCAGCAATGCCTCTGGTGTTATCCTCCAGGATTCGTAGCGACCctcttcttaaaggagtagtgtagtgaaagataaattatcccctttccaaaggataggtgataagtctgACGATGATATTTGATGAAATGTTGAAGGTTGCTGCACCTGTTTTTACCGTGTGTCTTCAATAAAGCTGGATTTCGTTTCTACACTGCTGGATCAACTTCTTTCTTCTGTTCATCACAGCATTGCAACGATGTGAGAgcggcttcagtgatgtcatgcctgctgggaaacgcccactttctcctgctggaagattgcactatgtgagcaaaaataaaggtaagatacacagcttattaaagctctgattttttttaagggtttgaggggtgttaggagtcaTTAGGGAACAtttcctgagttagtttagaaaagtttatttggtaacAAGTACTTTTTAAGCAGCCGCCTGACGTGTTGGGCACAGGATGCACTTGGTGTGCAACACTTCTGCATAGCAAAATGCTGCTGGCAGTGATTTACCGCCTTGGCCAGCAATTTGCTGAGCAGTAGTGTGACACACTGGGCCGGATACTTTCTTGGCCTGATAATCACGCTATGGACCAAAAGGAGGATGGCTGAGCATGAATTCAGTCAGATACTGGAGGCATCTCTGCAGCTCAGGAGGTAagtaaaagtttgttttgttatgTAGCACATAATCGGGATaataacaccccctccccccactggAGAGCCTAACTAACCCAATTTAATACTTAAGGTGACCAAAAAGGGTAAAGACTTCTTTCCCCTGTGATTACATTACCAAACCTCACCTCAGATGGCCTATTTTAATTTTCATGCCCTTTATATTCCAGTGCTGGAGCCTGTTTCCCACCCAATTGCTAAGGAGATGCCGAAGCCACGTGTTGAACCACTTCATGTGGTCGAAAACCTGCATGAGCAGGTGGACGCTACTCAGCAAGATCTACCCATCGAAACTGATGACATACAGGAAAGCCAAGATGAGATCCCGGGTCCAGATGATTTAGGGCTCCCCCTGGCACAGTCCTCATTTCTGACTAGTTATTTTCAACAAAATATGCAATTTATGACAAGGGTGGAAAGAAGGCTGGAAGGGATGGAGCGAAGTTTGGAAATCATAGCCAACACTTTAGTGACTGGCTTAGCTCATCTACAACGTTATGCCCCTTCTACACCTACTTCATCACAACATGTCCAACCTGCAGTATCCCAGCAAACTAGGGGTCAGGAATCTGCATCATCAACACAATGTAACCAATGTGGCAATGTTACTTTCCCCATTACTGCTCCCCCCCTTTCTTTAGGCCGAAGTCAAGAAAGCCTTAGTTTTAGTTGCCCAAATTTGAAGGAGGAAAATACTAGTGTAAGCTGCAGGATGACATCCACTCTAGGCACCCAGCCCCCTACCGTTTACCCATTGGCTTTGTCCTTAGATTTATTTTCAGGGTCAGGAGATGAAGGAAATAGTCAAGTAAACATTTCAGAGCCACGTAAATCTACATCCACTGCAGCTGCTTTTCTCCCACAATGTAAAACAGAGGATTCCTCTGAATATTCCCCATAAGCCTGATGATAAAGCTGCCAGAACGTTTTTCCCATCATAAATGCATGAATGCGCCCTTAGTAGGAGTTTAAAACATTGGtcttcatttactaagctaaaactgactaGTTTTAGTTGGGTTATTCCAAGTTATTTTGATGTATTGTGTCTGCAACATGCCTGTTCCAGTGTGCACCAGAAAAATCTGACAAACCcaacattgcattgtgaaaagccaaaaaggggGCTTGGTCTGTCACAAAGTAGTATATGGTGgacccaaaaaggggtgtggttttagAATTACTTACtactgaattcacagaaaatcctgtgaataaatggcttggAAATTTCTACCTAGAAAAACCTGGTCGAAAAATGTCCTAACTTGTGAATCtatgaatccccatagtaaatagagaggaatcctgcaagtctaaaACAACATTTCACTCTAGTAATAACCCAACactctaaggctcctttcacactaccactACAGTCCATCAGTAGTGGATCTgttggaagatagcgggagaaaaaaattgtgcttgggaagtctttttctcccgctatctcctGCGGAATAATGGAGCGCAATAACAGACGTtagagaatcccattcaagtgaatgtgaCCCTCTGTGCCCGTTATGCCTCCCGTTAGGCTCCGTTACAATAATGGACGTTAATggccaaagaaaagaaaaagagagagagcctTAACGTCTGTTTGTAACGGTATTGTGAAAGTAGTAAATGAGAGTCATTGTGTCTAGAAGTTGCTGAACTGACATCCCCAATAGCTAGGAGGCATAGGAAAAATTCTTTGCGCACAATGTTGGGATTCCTCTTGTAACAGCTGGGTTTAAGTGTCCCTATTCTCACTATTCCACCCAAAAAGCAGAAAGCGAGAGTCTGTCTCCaatttgggtgtggttttacaacttggctccattcacttcaatggaactgagctgcagcaccaAACCCAACCTGGATGGATGcagacggggagcggtttttgaaagaaattagctgttttttCTATTCCGGATAACTACTTTAAGTTTAAAAAGGGTGCAACATTGGATACACCTTGTCTGAAAAATCATTGGTCTTTTTTAAGTCTAATATCTTTGTTTTGCAAAACCTTGAGTGTTTAtgttcttaaaggagatatccaatgctgaaaaactcatcccctatcctaaggatagtggataagtttcagatcgctgggggtctgaccactggggccccccgcgatctcctgcagggGGCACCAGCAGcacgtgggaagggggcgtgttgaccaccacacaaagcggtggctgacacgccccctcaatacaactctatggcagagccggagcgctgccttcagcaatctccagctctgccatagcgatgtattgagggggcgtgtcagccaccgcttcgtgcggtggtcgaaacccgctatctggccagcgagccggggccccatacaggagatcgcgggggccctagaggtcggacccccgcgatctgaaacttattccctatccttaggataggagatacgtttttcagcactggactactcctttaacctcttgaggaccaAGGGCGCACCTGTACATCCTggttcctttccctttctataacatggGGCCACAGCCCGCATTATAGCggatcgggcccggcctctaacaatgggcgggacccgtggctaatagcgtgtggcactgatcgcggtgtcgCGTGCttgtaaccctttagatgcggcgttcaaaagtgaaactaaactacccccagcTCAGGGGGCTGGTCGGGACTGCCACATTGAAATCGCGGCATCTTGAACAGCTGTagtacacgaggagggtccccttaccttgcctcctggtgtccgatcgccgaatgactgctcagtgcctgagaaccaggcatgagcagtcaagtggcagaatcatc from Hyla sarda isolate aHylSar1 chromosome 5, aHylSar1.hap1, whole genome shotgun sequence encodes:
- the LOC130274271 gene encoding myb-related transcription factor, partner of profilin-like translates to MMSSGGKRTSSPAEEMFLWITSDGEGHQADSSSESALSSELQCMESSGSVVKRRCRAGKKKNYTDQEMELLVDEVIANWRTLFSKNSEKMPMSIRTAVWNGILVKVNSLGIDRRTVPELKKKWVDIRNKVKAKMALVSKESQQTSGGSRSNVYLTAMERKVASTYTRQQTQGIGNIDVCNIVQNSTLQRCESGFSDVMPAGKRPLSPAGRLHYVSKNKVLEPVSHPIAKEMPKPRVEPLHVVENLHEQVDATQQDLPIETDDIQESQDEIPGPDDLGLPLAQSSFLTSYFQQNMQFMTRVERRLEGMERSLEIIANTLVTGLAHLQRYAPSTPTSSQHVQPAVSQQTRGQESASSTQCNQCGNVTFPITAPPLSLGRSQESLSFSCPNLKEENTSVSCRMTSTLGTQPPTVYPLALSLDLFSGSGDEGNSQVNISEPRKSTSTAAAFLPQCKTEDSSEYSP